Sequence from the Methanobrevibacter arboriphilus genome:
TATAAAGGTGATAATAACACGAAAATTGAAATCAGTAAGTTTCATAAAAATCAAGAGGGAAGTATCTCTATTATAGGTAAGGGAGTTGACAAAACGTACATTGATGGAAGTTCAATTTCATATCTATTTAACATAAGTTCAAACTCTATTGTTTATTTACACAATTTAACAATTTTAAATTGTACAAACATAAATGGAGGGGCAATAGTTAATTATGGTACTTTAACAATAACAAATTGTAACTTTGAAAATAATACTGCAGCAGAAAGAGGAGGAGCAATCTGGAACAATGGAATGTTAAAACTTAAAAATAACACTATGAATAATTGTTTTGCTTCTACTGAGGGGCATTATATATACAATAATGGATCAATTGATACTGTAAAATTAACATTACTAAAAAATGAGACTATTAAAATTATAAAAGGAGATATAAGTTTATATGTTTTAGTTACTGATGATAAAGGAAATAATATTTCTGGAGGTAATTTCACATTTTTATTAGGTGATGAAAGATTTAATGCAATAGTAACTGAAGGCTTAGCAAAATATGATTTAAGCATAACTACTTTAGGCAAATATCTTCTGTCTGGTGAATATTATTCAAATTATACTAAAGGAAATTTAATTTCTATATATACTTCAGAAATTTTAGTAGTTAAAAACACTAGTATTAATATAAATTCTGTTAATGGTAAAAGAGGACTATTGTTTAATCTCATCGCTACTTTAAAAGATGAAGAGGGTAATCCAATTTCTGATAAAGTTGTTAAATTTTATGTGAACAATGTATATATTGGTAATAGCATTACCAATGTTAATGGAATAGCTAAATTTAGTTATATTTCATATTCATATGGTAAATTAATTGTAAAAACTGTGTTTGAAGGGGATAATAATCATATATCTTCTGAAAACAATAGGGGAGTTAATGTAGCAAATGCCAAAGTTATATGGAAAGTTAATAATAAGATGAGTAAAAGTACAATACAGTCCATAATCAACAAAGCTGCATCTAAAGACATTATACTTTTTGCAAAAGGAACTTATAAAGGATTAACATTATCAATATCTAAAACTTTAGATTTAAGAACTAATGGTACTGTTAATTTAAAAGGTATTAATAACAAAGGAATCGCTATAAAAGTTAATACCAATGCTATTGGAACAAGTATACGTGGATTTTCAATACAGAACTATCAAAACGGTATTTATAATAAAGCAAAGTCAGTTAATATAAATAGCAACAAGATTTATTCAAATGCAAAATATGGTATTTATAATATAGGTAAAGATACTTTAATAAGAGAAAACACAGTAAAATCTAATATTAAAGGAATATACTCTAGTGTCACATCAACAATAAAATATAATACCTTGAAAAATTGTAAATATGGACTTATACTCCCTAAAACTGCTAAAAGTGTTACTGTATATATAAATACTGTATATAAAAATTCAAAAATTGGAATTTGTATTCTAGGAAGTAAAAATAAGATCTTAAAAAATAAAATTTCATACCATAAGTACGGAATATATATTAAAGGGATTAAAAATACTATTTCAAAGAATATATTCACCAAAAATACAATGAGAATAGTTAAAAGGTGAAGTTATAGAATAATTAATAAAATTCTATTCAAAATATTCCAAAATTTTTAGAACTTTTAGAACTTTTAAAATCAAGTAAATAGCTAATATA
This genomic interval carries:
- a CDS encoding NosD domain-containing protein; the protein is MKINKVIIIFLLIISLFSGVVIASEVSAAENNIYVSLSGDDSSGNGSSDNPYNSIGKAINQSTDSDKNIIYLDEGIYKGDNNTKIEISKFHKNQEGSISIIGKGVDKTYIDGSSISYLFNISSNSIVYLHNLTILNCTNINGGAIVNYGTLTITNCNFENNTAAERGGAIWNNGMLKLKNNTMNNCFASTEGHYIYNNGSIDTVKLTLLKNETIKIIKGDISLYVLVTDDKGNNISGGNFTFLLGDERFNAIVTEGLAKYDLSITTLGKYLLSGEYYSNYTKGNLISIYTSEILVVKNTSININSVNGKRGLLFNLIATLKDEEGNPISDKVVKFYVNNVYIGNSITNVNGIAKFSYISYSYGKLIVKTVFEGDNNHISSENNRGVNVANAKVIWKVNNKMSKSTIQSIINKAASKDIILFAKGTYKGLTLSISKTLDLRTNGTVNLKGINNKGIAIKVNTNAIGTSIRGFSIQNYQNGIYNKAKSVNINSNKIYSNAKYGIYNIGKDTLIRENTVKSNIKGIYSSVTSTIKYNTLKNCKYGLILPKTAKSVTVYINTVYKNSKIGICILGSKNKILKNKISYHKYGIYIKGIKNTISKNIFTKNTMRIVKR